One Pseudomonas muyukensis DNA segment encodes these proteins:
- a CDS encoding metallophosphoesterase — protein sequence MFDPARSFDIIGDVHGCALTLERLLDTLGYKRVGGVWRHPRRQALFLGDIVDRGQRIREALHIVHDMVEAGQAFCIMGNHEYNALAWVTPALPGSGKAFVREHTPRHARLIDETLTQFAQHPGDWHDFLQWFYTLPLFVDAGRFRLVHACWDPQLIAPLRQQYPSGCIDEHFVQASAVSGSFASTVCNRLLRGTDMRLPDGLTLTGGDGLTRAFFRTKFWEEDPQTYGDIVFQPDALPDEVARTPLSHSQKNALLRYAEDEPLLFVGHYWRSGRPAPIRANLACLDYSAVLYGKLAAYRLDDETRIDPHKFVWVDVERPQASQ from the coding sequence ATGTTCGATCCGGCGCGCAGTTTCGATATCATCGGCGACGTGCACGGTTGCGCACTGACCCTCGAGCGCCTGCTCGACACCCTCGGCTACAAGCGGGTCGGCGGGGTCTGGCGCCACCCACGGCGCCAGGCGCTGTTCCTCGGCGATATCGTCGACCGCGGCCAGCGCATTCGCGAGGCGCTGCACATCGTCCATGACATGGTCGAGGCCGGCCAGGCCTTCTGCATCATGGGCAACCACGAATACAACGCCCTGGCCTGGGTCACCCCGGCGCTGCCGGGGAGCGGCAAGGCCTTTGTGCGCGAGCACACCCCCCGGCACGCGCGGCTGATCGACGAGACCCTCACCCAGTTCGCCCAGCACCCCGGCGACTGGCACGACTTCCTCCAGTGGTTCTACACCTTGCCGCTGTTCGTCGACGCCGGGCGTTTCCGCCTGGTGCATGCCTGCTGGGACCCGCAGCTGATCGCGCCGCTGCGTCAGCAATACCCCAGCGGTTGTATCGACGAGCACTTCGTGCAGGCCTCGGCGGTGTCCGGCAGTTTCGCCTCGACCGTGTGCAACCGCCTGCTGCGCGGCACCGACATGCGCCTGCCGGATGGCCTGACCCTGACCGGCGGCGATGGCCTGACCCGCGCCTTCTTCCGCACCAAGTTCTGGGAAGAAGACCCGCAGACCTACGGCGATATCGTCTTCCAGCCCGACGCGCTACCCGACGAGGTGGCCCGCACGCCGTTGAGCCACAGCCAGAAGAACGCCCTGTTGCGCTACGCCGAGGACGAACCGCTGCTGTTCGTCGGTCATTACTGGCGCAGCGGCCGGCCCGCGCCGATCCGCGCCAACCTGGCCTGCCTGGACTACAGCGCAGTGCTCTACGGCAAGCTGGCGGCTTATCGGCTGGACGACGAAACCCGCATCGACCCGCACAAGTTCGTCTGGGTCGATGTCGAACGCCCGCAGGCCAGCCAGTGA
- a CDS encoding DUF1853 family protein: MGERTGQRQTGYARRMMPFADLQPLPRQLRHPAVRDLAWTLLAPPLLAQCACPQRHPLSASDWAGDPGRLAAWLAGLDRDPSPLLAWLARLTSRRLGLYYEALWQFALRQAPGVELLAANLAIRDGGRTLGELDILLRDREGDHHLELAIKLYLGPPQGDGHDPAHWIGPGCHDRLGSKLGHLAGHQLPMSAQPHSRAALAERGVTAAAAHLWLGGYLFYPWPGHAEAPTGAHPAHLRGRWLHRREWPGYAAQWPAAHWQPLPRHAWLAPARVQPQACWSSRQFHDWLAALDELAPAQLLVRLEEDTDGAWQEAERLFLVANLWPLLRP; this comes from the coding sequence ATGGGCGAAAGGACTGGCCAGCGGCAAACCGGCTATGCTCGCAGGATGATGCCCTTCGCCGACCTCCAGCCCCTGCCCCGCCAACTGCGCCATCCAGCCGTGCGCGACCTGGCCTGGACGCTGCTCGCCCCGCCGCTGCTGGCGCAGTGTGCCTGCCCGCAACGCCACCCGCTCAGTGCCAGTGACTGGGCCGGCGACCCAGGGCGCCTGGCCGCCTGGCTCGCCGGCCTGGACCGAGACCCCAGCCCGCTGCTGGCCTGGCTGGCGCGCCTGACCAGCCGCCGCCTGGGCTTGTACTACGAAGCGCTGTGGCAGTTTGCCCTACGCCAGGCCCCAGGGGTCGAATTGCTCGCGGCCAACCTGGCGATCCGCGATGGCGGGCGCACCCTGGGCGAGTTGGACATCCTGTTGCGCGACCGCGAAGGCGATCATCACCTGGAGCTGGCGATCAAGCTCTACCTGGGGCCGCCGCAGGGCGACGGGCATGACCCGGCGCACTGGATCGGCCCCGGCTGTCATGACCGCCTCGGCAGCAAGCTGGGGCACCTGGCCGGGCATCAGCTGCCGATGTCCGCCCAGCCCCACAGCCGGGCGGCATTGGCCGAACGGGGAGTGACCGCAGCCGCGGCGCACCTGTGGCTAGGCGGTTACCTGTTCTATCCCTGGCCAGGACATGCCGAAGCGCCGACCGGCGCCCATCCGGCGCACCTGCGCGGGCGCTGGCTGCATCGGCGGGAATGGCCGGGGTACGCGGCGCAGTGGCCTGCCGCTCACTGGCAACCCTTGCCCCGCCATGCCTGGTTGGCACCGGCCCGGGTGCAGCCCCAGGCCTGCTGGAGCAGCAGGCAATTTCACGACTGGTTGGCGGCACTGGATGAACTGGCGCCGGCGCAACTGCTGGTGCGTCTGGAGGAGGACACGGACGGCGCCTGGCAGGAGGCCGAGCGGTTGTTCCTGGTGGCGAACCTTTGGCCCCTGTTGCGGCCTTGA
- a CDS encoding YeaC family protein — MSTFAQMIENITPEIYQSLKTAVEIGKWSDGRKLTAEQKELSLQAVIAWEMKNLPEEQRTGYMGPQECASKSAPIANILFKSDSVH, encoded by the coding sequence ATGTCCACTTTCGCGCAAATGATCGAAAACATCACCCCCGAGATCTACCAGAGCCTGAAGACGGCCGTGGAGATCGGCAAATGGTCCGACGGCCGCAAGCTGACCGCCGAACAGAAAGAGCTGTCGTTGCAGGCGGTGATCGCCTGGGAAATGAAAAACCTCCCCGAAGAGCAGCGCACCGGCTACATGGGCCCGCAGGAGTGCGCCTCGAAGTCCGCGCCAATCGCCAACATTTTGTTCAAGTCGGACTCGGTACATTGA
- a CDS encoding NAD(+) kinase: MEQFRNIGIIGRLGSSQVLDTIRRLKKFLLERHLHVILEDAIAEVLPGHGLQTSTRKLLGEVCDLVIVVGGDGSLLGAARALARHNVPVLGINRGNLGFLTDIRPDELEEKVAEVLDGHYLVENRFLLQAEVRRHHEAIGQGDALNDVVLHPGKSTRMIEFEIYIDGQFVCSQKADGLIVATPTGSTAYALSAGGPIMHPKLDAIVIVPMYPHTLSGRPIVVDGNSELKIVVSKDLQIYPQVSCDGQNHFTCAPGDTITVSKKPQKLRLIHPLDHNYYEVCRTKLGWGSRLGGRDD; this comes from the coding sequence ATGGAGCAATTTCGCAATATCGGTATCATCGGACGCCTTGGCAGCTCCCAGGTGCTCGACACCATTCGCCGACTGAAAAAATTCCTCCTCGAGCGCCACCTGCACGTGATCCTCGAGGATGCCATCGCCGAAGTGCTGCCCGGCCACGGCCTGCAGACCTCCACGCGCAAGCTGCTGGGCGAAGTCTGCGACCTGGTCATCGTCGTCGGTGGCGACGGCAGCCTGCTCGGTGCCGCCCGCGCCTTGGCCCGGCACAATGTACCGGTGCTGGGCATCAACCGTGGCAACCTGGGCTTTCTCACCGATATCCGCCCCGACGAGCTCGAGGAGAAGGTCGCCGAGGTACTCGACGGCCATTACCTGGTGGAAAACCGCTTCCTGCTGCAGGCCGAGGTCCGCCGCCATCACGAGGCTATCGGCCAGGGCGACGCGCTCAACGACGTGGTGCTGCACCCGGGCAAGTCGACGCGGATGATCGAGTTCGAAATCTACATCGACGGCCAGTTCGTCTGCAGCCAGAAGGCCGACGGCCTGATCGTCGCCACGCCCACCGGCTCCACGGCCTATGCGCTGTCCGCCGGCGGCCCGATCATGCACCCCAAGCTCGACGCCATCGTCATCGTGCCGATGTACCCGCATACCCTGTCGGGCCGGCCGATCGTGGTGGACGGCAACAGCGAGCTGAAGATCGTCGTGTCCAAGGACCTGCAGATCTACCCGCAGGTGTCCTGCGACGGTCAGAACCACTTCACCTGTGCCCCTGGCGACACCATCACGGTGAGCAAGAAGCCGCAGAAGCTGCGCTTGATCCATCCGCTGGACCACAACTACTACGAGGTCTGCCGCACCAAGCTCGGCTGGGGCAGCCGCCTGGGAGGCAGGGACGACTGA
- a CDS encoding rhomboid family intramembrane serine protease: MTPVAALRLGREVDLQGFLDLLARLDIRHQVSEEEGQHVLWVDEALAERVRGLYQRFPEGEAEVRRRRGSVMVVERRPPLAEQLRAAKMTLFVLIASLLVAAITALGANLATLGWFTFLQFEVQGDYLYFTSLAQEMAEGQWWRLVSPMLVHFGWLHLLMNALWYWELGRRVERRQGPWPLLALTLLFALVSNLAQHFTSGPSLFGGLSGVLYGLLGHVWLYQRLAPDKVYRLPPGTVGSLLIWLLVCLSGLITLLGFGQIANAAHVGGLLIGCLTGLLGGALARRRLSA; this comes from the coding sequence GTGACCCCGGTTGCGGCGCTGCGCCTGGGGCGGGAGGTCGACCTGCAGGGTTTCCTCGACCTGTTGGCGCGCCTGGACATCAGGCACCAGGTCAGCGAGGAGGAGGGGCAGCACGTGCTGTGGGTGGATGAGGCGCTGGCCGAGCGCGTTCGCGGGCTGTACCAGCGCTTCCCCGAAGGCGAGGCCGAGGTCCGCCGCAGGCGTGGATCGGTCATGGTGGTCGAGCGACGTCCGCCCTTGGCCGAACAGCTGCGCGCGGCAAAAATGACCCTGTTCGTGCTGATTGCCAGCCTGCTGGTCGCGGCCATCACCGCTTTGGGCGCCAACCTGGCGACCCTTGGCTGGTTCACCTTCCTGCAGTTCGAGGTGCAGGGTGACTATCTGTATTTCACTTCGCTGGCCCAGGAAATGGCCGAAGGCCAGTGGTGGCGGCTGGTGTCGCCGATGCTTGTGCATTTCGGCTGGCTGCATCTGCTGATGAATGCCTTGTGGTACTGGGAGCTGGGGCGGCGTGTGGAGCGGCGTCAGGGGCCTTGGCCACTGCTGGCGCTGACCTTGCTGTTTGCTCTGGTGTCGAACCTGGCTCAGCATTTCACCAGCGGACCGAGCCTGTTCGGGGGCTTGTCCGGCGTGCTGTACGGGTTGCTGGGGCATGTCTGGTTGTATCAGCGGCTGGCGCCCGACAAGGTCTATCGTCTGCCACCGGGCACGGTGGGCAGCCTATTGATCTGGCTGCTGGTGTGCCTGTCCGGCCTCATCACCTTGCTTGGCTTCGGCCAGATCGCCAACGCCGCCCATGTCGGCGGGTTGCTCATCGGATGCCTGACCGGGCTCTTGGGTGGAGCCCTCGCCAGGCGTAGACTGTCCGCCTGA
- a CDS encoding cytochrome b, with protein MVSSTPAAHYARLSIALHWLMLVLLAAVYACIELRGLFPKGSAERDLMKDLHFMLGLSVFVLVWLRLALRLSRPTPPIVPRPPAWQTGLSHLVHLLLYLMMIGLPLAGWALLSAADKPIPFFGLELPAIAAPDQDLAKFIKGWHERIGSWGYWLIGLHAVAGLYHHYVRRDNTLLRMLPYK; from the coding sequence ATGGTTTCATCCACCCCCGCGGCCCATTACGCGCGGCTGTCGATTGCCCTGCACTGGCTGATGCTGGTGCTGCTGGCTGCCGTCTACGCCTGCATCGAGCTGCGCGGCCTGTTCCCCAAGGGCAGCGCCGAACGCGACCTGATGAAAGACCTGCACTTCATGCTTGGCCTGAGCGTGTTCGTGCTGGTCTGGCTGCGCCTGGCCCTGCGCCTGTCGCGCCCGACCCCGCCGATCGTACCCAGGCCGCCGGCCTGGCAGACCGGCCTGTCGCACCTGGTGCACCTGCTGCTGTACCTGATGATGATCGGCCTGCCCCTGGCCGGCTGGGCGCTGCTCAGCGCCGCCGACAAGCCGATCCCGTTCTTCGGCCTGGAGCTCCCGGCCATTGCCGCGCCGGACCAGGACCTGGCCAAGTTCATCAAGGGCTGGCATGAACGCATTGGCAGCTGGGGCTACTGGCTGATCGGCCTGCACGCCGTGGCCGGGCTCTATCACCACTACGTGCGCCGCGACAACACGCTGCTGCGCATGCTGCCCTACAAGTAG